In Rhizobium sp. CIAT894, the genomic window CAATGCCAGCATCCTCGCCTCCTCAGGATACGGCGTTCGTAAGCGTTAGCGCCGCCTTCTCAGTTCCAGCTATCGCGGGCGCGGCATCCGCCAACGCCCCTCATGCTGAGGTGCGCAGCCCGCAAGGGCGAAGCCTCGAAGCACGCGCCGCAGCGCTGCTCCCCCGCGTTCCTACAACGCATCCAGCGGGATCTTCAGATACCGCCGGCCGTTCTCCTCCGGCTCCGGCAATCTGCCTCCCCGAATATTCACCTGCAGCGCGTGCAGCATCAGCTTCGGTTTCGGCAGCGTACGGTCTCGCGCCTGGCGCAACGCCACGAAGCCGGCCTCGTCGATGCCTGATATATGCGGATTGGCGCGCTTCTGGGCGGCTATCGTGCTTTCCCAGCGCGGGTGGCGGCCGCCAGGCTGATAGTCGTGGCCGGAAAAGAGCCGGGTCTCCTCGGGCAGCGACAGGATGGCCTGGATCGAGCGCCAGAGGGCGCTGGCGCTGCCGCCGGGAAAATCGGTGCGCGCCGTGCCGGAATCCGGTGTGAATACAGTGTCGTGCACGAAGGCGGCGTCGCCGATGACATAGGTCACCGAGGCAAGCGTATGGCCGGGCGAGAACATCACGTGGGCTTTAAGCCCGCCGATCTCGAAAGTGTCGCCATCGGCAAACAGCCGGTCCCATTGCGAGCCGTCGGTTTCGAGTGCCGGCCAGTTGTAGATTTCCTTCCAGAGCACCTGGACGTCGGTGACATGGGCGCCGATCGCCGTCGGTGCGCCGGTCTTTCCTTTGAGGTAGTGCGCGGCGGAGAAATGATCGGCATGCGGATGCGTGTCGAGAATCCACTCGACCGCCAGTTCCTCGCTTTCGATATAAGCGAGGATGGCATCGGCGTTGGAAGTTCCCGTCGCCCCCGACATCTCGTCGAAATCGAGCACCGGGTCGATGATGGCGCAGCCTTTCGTCGCGGGATCGGAAACGACATATTGCACGCTGCATGTGTGAGGTTCGAAGAAGGCCTTCACCGCGGGCGCCTGCCCTGCCCGCTTCTCCAGCCAGCGGCGTGCGCCGGCAAGATCGAAGCCGAGGTTTTGACCGAAGGCTTGAACATCCCCGGCCTTCATGCGCCCATCCAGCACCTCGCCCAGCGCGTAGAGCGTCAGCGCCCGTGTGCCGCTCTTGCAATGGGCGACGACCGGTCCCTTCGCCTCGGCCATCGCCGCCTGGAAGGCGCGGATATCGGCCTCGGTGATTTCGGCCCCCTTCACCGGCACGAAGCTGTAGGCGAGCCCGGCGGCGGCGGCGGAAGCCTTCTCCGCGGCATTGCCGGGTTGCCCCGGCTCCTCGCCATCCGGCCGGTCATTGATGACGGCGGTAAAGCCGTCTGCTGCAAAAGCGGCAAAACCGGCGGCATCGGGCTGCCCCGCGACCGATATCAGCTCATTGACCCTCACGGATGTCATCGAAGCCCCCGCGCTGCCTTGGTCAGGCATTATCGCATGTATATCGTCACAATCTCACAAGTATATTGCCGAGCGCAAGAATAGAACGCTTGGCATGCCCGCGCTTACCGACCGCTGGGCAAGCCAGATCGTGCCGGCGAGAGACGCTTCCCAAACTCCCGCCCGGCCTGGCTCCCCGGTCAACACGACAGCGTCGCGGCACCCCTCCGTCCTTCGAAGCTTCGGCCTTTGAGTCGGGTCGTTGGCACACCGCAGAATCTGCCGGTGACACAAGCCGCGCCCTCTCCGCCCTCATCTTGAGGTGCCTCGGAGGGGCCTCGAAGAACGAGGGTGGCCCCGATTGAGGATTCGGTTTCGCACCCTGATTGACTCCTCAGAAAAATCCAATATTCATTCAAGCAAAAGTTGAGGATTTATAGTGAAAAGCATTTTTTCATACTTGCTATTGGCAACCGCAGCAATTTCTCTTTCGAACTGCACCACAACCTCCGACAGCTTCAGGCAAAAGTCCAAATCGATAACAGCGCTCAGTGGTGAAAAGACAAAAATAGGCCAGACCTGGCATATCAATGACGATTGCAGCCACGCCGATTATCCGGCGACGCATATCTTGGAACAGCCCAAGCATGGCCGTCTCCAGATTGTCCACGAACCGGTATTTCCCGGCGCAACCGGAAAGCTGGCGAAATGCCGGACGGTTAAGGTTGGAGGCGTGGTTGGATATTATACACCGGAGCCAGGCTACATCGGCAGTGACAGGTTCGTTCTGAGATCGCCCTACGGGTACGGGAAGATCCAGGAGACCGTGATGAACGTAAACGTCATCAAATAGCCGGACCGAGCGCTGAAAACCTCTCCCTAAAGCCGGAGGCCTGATGGCTCGATGTCAGTCGCAGAATCCACTACTGCGACTGACATTTCAAACCGTGCTCCAAAGTCGCTAGACGCGACTCTCTCCGCCAACATCGGCTGACGCGGCAACCAGCGCGTCGCCAACCTCGCCGGGCAGCAACATATTATGATACGCCCTGCCCGCCCCGATCGTCGGCAGGCGCGGCGAGTTCTGCGACGCGGCAGTCGAACAGAACAGGCAGATCCACCTCGATCATCTCCAGGATCGCATCGTCGAGTTCGGCGGGTTTCTCGCAGCGAATCCCGTGTCCGCCATAGGCTTCGGCAAGCTTCACGAAATCCGGGTTTCCATGCTGCCGCTGCCCCGCTCCCGGATAGCCGCTGTTGAGAATGAAGATCTTGATCGGCGCCTTGTGCTGCACGGCGGCCGACATTTCCTTCATCGTCGCCTGCACCGAGTCATCGCCCGCTATGTCGATGACGAGGCTGTCGGGATTGGCGATCTGCACGCCGAGAGCGGCGGGCAACCCGTATCCCATGGTCCCGAGGCCCCCCGATGTCATCCAGCGGTTCGGCTGCTCGAAGTCGTAATATTGCGCCGCCCAGCAATGCTGACCGACCTCGGTTGTGATGTAAGTATCCCGATCCTTGGTCAGTTCATAAAGCCGCTCGATGGCATATTGCGGCATGATGACGTCGTCACGCATCGCGTAGGTAAACGATCGCCGTGCCCGCCAGCCCGCAATCGTGTTCCGCCACTCGGTCAGTCTCGCCCGGTCCGGCGCCTGCGGCAGCCCCCGCCACAGACGAACGAGGTCGGCAAGCACATTGGCGGCGTCGCCCCGGATGGCGATATCGGCGCGCACGGTCTTGTTGAGCGAGGAAGCATCGATATCGATATGAATCCTCCGGGAATTCGGTGAGAAACCATCGACGCTGGAGGTGAGCCCGCCGTGGAAGCGCGCCCCGATGCAGAGCATGAGGTCGCAGTCGTGCATCGCCATATTCGCCTCATAGGAGCCGTGAAGCCCGGTCATCTTCAGCCAGTTCGGGCTGGAAGCCGGATAGGCGCCGAGCCCCATCAGCGTCGACGTGACGGGAAAGCCCGTGAGATCGACCAGCTCGCGCAGCAGCTTTACCGCTTCAGGGCCGGAATTGATGACGCCGCCGCCGACGCAAATGATCGGCCGGCGCGCTGTCGCCATCAGAGCGACGGCAGCCTCGATCTCCCCGATGCCGCCGCGACGGTCGGGCTGATCGCTCGTTCTCGAGGCGACGGCCTCCGGCGGCGTGTAGGTGCCGCTCGCAAACAGCACGTCCTTGGGCATGTCGACCAGAACGGGGCCGGGCCGCCCGGATCTGGCAATGCGAAAGGCCTCGTGGATGGTGGCTGCAAGGTCATTGACGTCGCCGACCAACCGATTGTGTTTCGTGCAGGCTCGGGTGATGCCGACGGTATCGCATTCCTGAAAAGCATCGGAGCCGATCAACGCCGTCGGCACCTGGCCGGACAGGCAGACCAGCGGGATGGAATCCATCAAGGCATCCTGAAGCGGCGTGATCGCGTTGGTGACGCCGGGACCCGAGGTGACCAGCATGACGCCGACCTTGCCCGTCGAGCGGGCATAACCCTCAGCGGCATGGCCGGCGCCCTGCTCGTGGCGAACCAGAATGTGCCTGATGGCTTCCTGCTGGAAAAGCTCGTCGTAAATCGGCAGAACGGCAGCGCCGGGATAGCCGAAAATATGCTGGACGCCGTTGTCTCTCAGCGCCTGAAGAACGATTTCCGCGCCGGTCATCTGCGCGCGCGGGGTGTCGATGGAATGACGGGATCTCATGGTTCCGTTCCTTGATCGGTGTGATGATGTGGGGAAAGTCCGACGAGGCGTCGCCCGGATGCAGGGCATAAAAAAAGGCCCCGT contains:
- the blh gene encoding bifunctional sulfur transferase/dioxygenase Blh; the encoded protein is MTSVRVNELISVAGQPDAAGFAAFAADGFTAVINDRPDGEEPGQPGNAAEKASAAAAGLAYSFVPVKGAEITEADIRAFQAAMAEAKGPVVAHCKSGTRALTLYALGEVLDGRMKAGDVQAFGQNLGFDLAGARRWLEKRAGQAPAVKAFFEPHTCSVQYVVSDPATKGCAIIDPVLDFDEMSGATGTSNADAILAYIESEELAVEWILDTHPHADHFSAAHYLKGKTGAPTAIGAHVTDVQVLWKEIYNWPALETDGSQWDRLFADGDTFEIGGLKAHVMFSPGHTLASVTYVIGDAAFVHDTVFTPDSGTARTDFPGGSASALWRSIQAILSLPEETRLFSGHDYQPGGRHPRWESTIAAQKRANPHISGIDEAGFVALRQARDRTLPKPKLMLHALQVNIRGGRLPEPEENGRRYLKIPLDAL